Proteins from a genomic interval of Streptomyces sp. NBC_01445:
- a CDS encoding family 78 glycoside hydrolase catalytic domain, whose protein sequence is MIRRRHSLLLATALTALVTVAPSAVAVPAADSTTTAVELRTQHLDSALGIDDTTPELSWQLRGAAQSAFRLQAATSSAALAAGRPDLWDSGKVDSSVPQATYAGRGVASRTRVYWRVQLWTPGAGHAAAWSAPAAFETGLTEAKDWSAAWITNKDWELSKRTVQPVTVELPRTTARYVRLDVTKLGLPLADDFPALAHRLQLAEIEVRDSAAPDTDLAQGATVTASETDTERKVWEPKLAVDGITNSAWDQGAGYQSQTHDTADAPVTLTLDLKEAKTFDRVVLFPRADQLADDGRVPDFPVDYSLATADAADGPYTTAANVTGQKPPEPYLPSGLPMFAKDFTLPKGVRRARLYMAGLGVYDASLNGQPVGDAVLEPANTDFADRVQYATYDVAHQLRGGANSLSVELGNGISNQLSTADRYRKLYGNQADPKLIAQLEVTLADGTVRRIASGTDWRTTLGATTSSNWYGGEDYDARRVPTGDHSTWDRATQADAAGTPAVLSARETEPVRVVETLKGTEVSGAADGSRIFDLGRNIAGWPELTVTAPKGTTIRAYPAESLKNGHANQSISNVGAPLWDSYTTGSADTETWHPKFSYHGFRYVEIRGLPAGATVAVRGKVLRADNASAGTFTSSNDLINGIHRITRRAVEGNMMSVLTDCPSREKLGWLEQDQLVFPTLAANYDMRSYLRKIVRDMADAQTTDGLIPSTVPDYVQLPGTYRNDANWGGAFVLVPWQLYTTYGDKETLRAYYPQMKRYVAFLEQKISGGILDYSLGDWFTPDTTFPKAVSGTYGYWRVVNALSDIARVLGDDTGVATYRAKADASAKALSDKFYDQQTGTFGGGGQGAEALALDMGAYPDGQRASLLAHLVSSIESAGHHLLLGEISLPAAFRVLSEAGRDDVVYKIATRTTSPSYGYQVLAGNTTLGESWDGGSGQSQNHFMLGAIDAWFTQRLAGLDQTPDSVGYRELRIAPAAVGDLTSAGATHTTPYGEAATRWSLDGDRLSLAAKVPAGSTARVEMPVSSGDVHAPKGARFVEKADGVATYEVGAGIWTFASTYEPAA, encoded by the coding sequence ATGATTCGACGTAGACACTCCCTGTTGCTCGCGACCGCCCTCACCGCACTGGTCACCGTGGCACCGTCCGCCGTGGCCGTCCCCGCAGCAGACAGCACGACGACCGCGGTCGAGCTGCGCACCCAGCACCTCGACAGCGCCCTTGGCATCGACGACACCACCCCCGAACTGAGCTGGCAGCTGCGTGGCGCCGCCCAGAGCGCCTTCCGCCTTCAGGCCGCCACGAGCAGCGCCGCCCTCGCCGCCGGGCGCCCCGACCTGTGGGACTCCGGAAAGGTCGACTCGTCTGTCCCGCAAGCCACTTACGCCGGCCGTGGCGTCGCCTCCCGCACCCGCGTGTACTGGCGCGTGCAGCTGTGGACGCCGGGCGCAGGGCACGCCGCCGCCTGGAGCGCGCCCGCTGCCTTCGAGACCGGCCTCACCGAGGCGAAGGACTGGTCCGCCGCCTGGATCACCAACAAGGACTGGGAGCTGAGCAAGCGCACCGTCCAGCCCGTGACCGTCGAACTCCCGCGCACCACCGCACGCTACGTACGCCTCGACGTCACCAAACTCGGACTCCCGCTCGCCGACGACTTCCCGGCCCTCGCCCACCGCCTCCAACTCGCCGAGATCGAGGTCCGCGACTCCGCCGCCCCGGACACCGATCTCGCCCAGGGCGCCACCGTCACCGCGTCCGAGACCGACACCGAACGCAAGGTGTGGGAACCGAAACTCGCTGTCGACGGCATCACCAACAGCGCCTGGGACCAGGGCGCCGGCTATCAGAGCCAGACCCACGACACCGCCGACGCGCCCGTGACGCTCACCCTCGACCTGAAGGAGGCCAAGACCTTCGACCGTGTCGTCCTGTTCCCGCGCGCCGACCAACTCGCCGACGACGGCCGTGTCCCTGACTTCCCCGTCGACTACAGTCTCGCCACCGCCGACGCGGCCGACGGCCCGTACACGACGGCCGCGAACGTCACCGGGCAGAAGCCGCCCGAGCCGTACCTGCCCTCCGGACTCCCCATGTTCGCCAAGGACTTCACCCTCCCCAAGGGCGTCCGCAGGGCCAGGCTCTACATGGCGGGCCTCGGCGTGTACGACGCGAGCCTCAACGGCCAGCCCGTCGGCGACGCCGTCCTCGAACCCGCCAACACCGACTTCGCCGACCGCGTCCAGTACGCCACGTACGACGTGGCCCACCAACTGCGGGGCGGAGCCAACTCATTGTCGGTCGAGCTCGGCAACGGCATCTCGAACCAGCTGTCCACCGCGGACCGCTACCGCAAGCTCTACGGCAACCAGGCCGACCCCAAGCTCATCGCCCAGCTGGAGGTGACCCTCGCCGACGGCACCGTCCGCCGCATCGCCTCCGGAACCGACTGGCGTACCACACTCGGCGCCACCACGTCCTCCAACTGGTACGGCGGCGAGGACTACGACGCGCGCCGTGTCCCCACCGGCGACCACTCGACATGGGACCGTGCCACGCAGGCCGACGCCGCCGGCACGCCCGCCGTCCTCAGCGCCCGCGAGACCGAGCCGGTCCGCGTCGTCGAGACCCTCAAGGGCACCGAGGTCTCCGGCGCCGCGGACGGCAGCCGCATCTTCGACCTCGGCCGCAACATCGCCGGCTGGCCCGAGCTCACCGTCACCGCCCCCAAGGGCACCACCATCCGTGCCTACCCGGCCGAGAGCCTCAAGAACGGCCACGCCAACCAGTCCATCAGCAACGTCGGCGCACCACTGTGGGACAGCTACACCACCGGCAGCGCCGACACCGAGACCTGGCACCCGAAGTTCAGCTACCACGGCTTCCGCTACGTCGAGATCCGCGGCCTGCCCGCAGGGGCGACGGTGGCGGTGCGCGGCAAGGTGCTGCGCGCCGACAACGCCTCCGCGGGCACCTTCACCAGCTCGAACGACCTCATCAACGGCATCCACCGGATCACCCGCCGGGCCGTCGAGGGCAACATGATGAGCGTCCTCACCGACTGCCCCAGCCGTGAGAAGCTCGGCTGGCTCGAACAGGACCAGCTCGTCTTCCCCACCCTCGCCGCCAACTACGACATGCGGTCCTACCTCCGCAAGATCGTCCGCGACATGGCCGACGCGCAGACGACGGACGGCCTCATCCCCTCCACTGTCCCCGACTATGTCCAGCTCCCCGGCACCTACCGCAACGACGCCAACTGGGGCGGGGCTTTCGTCCTCGTGCCCTGGCAGCTGTACACGACGTACGGCGACAAGGAGACGCTGCGCGCCTACTACCCGCAGATGAAGAGGTACGTCGCGTTCCTGGAGCAGAAGATCTCCGGCGGCATCCTCGACTACTCGCTCGGCGACTGGTTCACCCCGGACACCACCTTCCCCAAGGCCGTCTCCGGCACGTACGGCTACTGGCGCGTCGTGAACGCGCTCAGCGACATCGCCCGCGTCCTCGGCGACGACACCGGCGTGGCGACGTACCGGGCGAAGGCCGACGCGAGCGCGAAGGCCCTGTCCGACAAGTTCTACGACCAGCAGACCGGCACGTTCGGCGGCGGAGGCCAGGGCGCCGAAGCACTCGCTCTCGACATGGGCGCGTACCCGGACGGTCAACGAGCCTCTCTGCTCGCCCACTTGGTGTCCTCGATCGAGTCCGCCGGCCACCACCTCCTCCTCGGCGAGATCTCGCTGCCCGCCGCGTTCCGCGTGCTGTCGGAGGCAGGCCGGGACGACGTCGTCTACAAGATCGCGACGCGGACGACGTCCCCGAGTTACGGCTACCAGGTCCTCGCGGGCAACACCACGCTCGGCGAGAGCTGGGACGGCGGCTCCGGCCAGTCGCAGAACCACTTCATGCTCGGCGCGATCGACGCCTGGTTCACCCAGCGGCTCGCCGGACTCGACCAGACACCGGACTCGGTCGGCTACCGCGAGCTGCGGATCGCCCCGGCCGCCGTCGGCGACCTCACCTCGGCCGGCGCCACCCACACCACCCCGTACGGCGAGGCCGCGACCCGGTGGAGTCTGGACGGCGACCGGCTGAGTCTCGCTGCGAAGGTGCCGGCGGGCAGCACCGCACGCGTCGAGATGCCCGTCAGCTCCGGCGACGTCCACGCTCCCAAGGGTGCGCGGTTCGTCGAGAAGGCGGACGGCGTCGCGACCTACGAGGTCGGGGCCGGCATCTGGACGTTCGCATCGACGTACGAACCAGCTGCCTGA
- a CDS encoding transglycosylase SLT domain-containing protein has translation MTFSTPITAAARPTRFKRATVTVLAAAGLAGAALTFAPSPAQAAEPAATPKAAHSVSTKKATDGNNVDGWINEALKVMKAKGIPGSYEGLKRNIMRESSGNPNAVNGYDVNAVKGTPSKGLLQVIQPTFDAYHVAGTAKSLTDPVANITAAANYAADRYGSIDNVNSAY, from the coding sequence ATGACCTTCTCCACCCCGATCACCGCTGCCGCCCGCCCCACCCGCTTCAAGCGCGCCACCGTCACGGTCCTGGCCGCCGCCGGTCTCGCGGGCGCAGCACTGACCTTCGCCCCGTCGCCCGCGCAGGCCGCCGAGCCCGCCGCGACGCCGAAGGCCGCTCACTCGGTGTCGACCAAGAAGGCCACCGACGGGAACAACGTCGACGGCTGGATCAACGAAGCCCTCAAGGTCATGAAGGCCAAGGGCATCCCCGGCTCCTACGAGGGTCTGAAGCGCAACATCATGCGTGAGTCCTCCGGCAACCCGAACGCCGTGAACGGCTACGACGTGAACGCGGTCAAGGGCACCCCGTCCAAGGGCCTGCTCCAGGTCATCCAGCCGACCTTCGACGCCTACCACGTCGCCGGCACCGCCAAGAGCCTGACGGACCCGGTCGCCAACATCACCGCGGCCGCCAACTACGCCGCCGACCGCTACGGCTCCATCGACAACGTCAACTCCGCGTACTGA
- a CDS encoding formyltransferase family protein, with translation MPVINIHHSFLPAFAGAGSYRKAKERGVKLIGPTARYVTEDLDEGPIVDPASAEVGSRLRRRPPTCGRRGLRPTVAGTRRAGWRLPRTTPRAGP, from the coding sequence GTGCCTGTCATCAACATCCACCACTCCTTCCTCCCCGCCTTCGCGGGCGCCGGGTCCTATCGCAAGGCGAAGGAGCGAGGCGTGAAGCTGATCGGACCCACCGCGCGCTACGTCACCGAAGATCTCGACGAAGGGCCGATCGTCGACCCGGCATCCGCCGAGGTGGGCAGCCGGCTGCGCCGACGCCCGCCCACATGTGGGCGACGAGGGCTGAGGCCGACGGTGGCGGGAACACGGCGTGCCGGTTGGCGCCTGCCGAGAACCACTCCGAGGGCGGGGCCGTGA
- a CDS encoding LacI family DNA-binding transcriptional regulator, whose protein sequence is MAREQAPAWATIGRGGLLNKVTIRDVAELAHVSQSTVSNYFHKPRKLSDATRERIRRAVETLGFVPNDAARRLRMGENPVIGYLAFELASATTPDIATAIEQRVSARDMYLLMANDTGSRAREREYLHLFEQQRVAGIIVSPAGDVEPELARLRRSGIASVLSARRAVSDAQASVSTDHVAGGRLAVRHLIELGRRKIGFVGSSLDLRQVADRQRGALSVIEAVPDATLEVISVPERTVEAGIACAERIAARAPGDRPDALFCVNDLLAIGIIQSLTAGGRLRIPDDIAVVGYDDIEFAQSTVVPLSTVRTPHAQLGAAAADLLFEEIAVLRGPADAAEERSAPHVEFSPELVVRASTGGA, encoded by the coding sequence ATGGCCCGGGAGCAGGCCCCTGCGTGGGCGACAATCGGGCGGGGAGGACTCCTGAACAAGGTCACGATTCGGGACGTCGCCGAGTTGGCTCACGTGTCGCAGTCCACGGTGTCGAACTACTTCCACAAGCCCCGCAAACTCTCCGATGCCACGCGCGAGCGGATTCGGCGAGCAGTGGAGACGCTCGGCTTTGTGCCCAACGACGCGGCGCGAAGACTGCGGATGGGCGAGAACCCGGTGATCGGTTATCTGGCCTTCGAGCTGGCGAGCGCGACGACCCCGGACATCGCCACGGCGATCGAGCAGCGCGTGTCGGCGCGGGACATGTACCTGCTGATGGCGAACGACACGGGCTCCCGGGCGAGGGAGCGCGAGTACCTGCACCTGTTCGAGCAGCAGCGGGTGGCCGGGATCATCGTTTCTCCTGCGGGTGACGTCGAGCCGGAACTGGCCCGGCTGCGGCGCAGCGGCATAGCCAGTGTGCTGAGCGCACGGCGAGCCGTCTCCGATGCTCAGGCGTCTGTCTCGACGGATCATGTCGCCGGCGGCCGTCTCGCGGTGCGCCACTTGATCGAGCTGGGGCGCCGAAAGATCGGATTCGTCGGGTCCTCACTGGACCTGCGGCAGGTCGCGGACCGGCAGCGGGGAGCGCTGTCGGTGATCGAGGCGGTGCCGGACGCCACCTTGGAGGTCATCTCGGTGCCCGAGCGGACGGTGGAGGCCGGTATCGCCTGCGCCGAGCGCATCGCCGCCCGCGCACCTGGTGACCGACCGGACGCCCTCTTCTGCGTCAATGACCTGCTGGCCATCGGCATCATCCAGTCCCTCACCGCCGGCGGACGCCTGCGCATCCCGGACGACATCGCGGTCGTGGGGTACGACGACATCGAGTTCGCCCAGTCGACCGTCGTACCGCTGAGCACCGTGCGCACACCGCATGCCCAGCTGGGCGCGGCCGCCGCCGACTTGCTCTTCGAGGAGATCGCGGTCCTGCGGGGACCCGCAGACGCAGCCGAGGAGCGCAGTGCCCCTCACGTGGAGTTCTCGCCCGAACTCGTGGTGCGTGCTTCCACCGGCGGCGCCTGA
- a CDS encoding MFS transporter, with protein MAEKNTATPQLDRRHWTLAVAAGMASFLDAGAIISVGLGLALWKEDFGLDVWTVGLLGSTLTLFIAVGALTGGRLADLLGRGRVFSLTILVYAAAALAVALAPGAGVLVAGVIVIGIAAGADLPTSIAVLSERAPAGAQGRLVAFTHVMWTAGVVFVTSLGFAVSALGTLGVRLIFATLAVLAVATFAFRAFYAPFRELEAEADARHSAEGVDASHALPLRTLFRDRSLAVMMSLTALFYLFFTLVANTFGSFKTYFLVTVGDASQTFATALSFITTLVGLVGTIVFTRIADTKWRSRFFAAGVVVFASCQLLIAVTGGVVLPAMIVALVLYNVGFPFVGEALYKIWTQESFPVNARATVQGATMAVARFAASGFALVTPALIDWSPSGLYILLTIFALVSGLIGMIVIRRVRKEAVGTAAASLASTPVAVGGTR; from the coding sequence ATGGCGGAGAAGAACACGGCAACGCCGCAGCTCGACCGAAGACACTGGACCCTGGCCGTGGCGGCCGGCATGGCCTCCTTCCTCGACGCGGGGGCCATTATCTCGGTCGGCCTGGGACTGGCCCTGTGGAAAGAGGACTTCGGTCTCGACGTGTGGACCGTAGGCCTGCTGGGGTCCACGCTGACGCTCTTCATCGCCGTCGGGGCGCTGACCGGAGGACGCCTGGCCGACCTCCTGGGGCGTGGCCGGGTCTTCTCCCTGACGATCCTGGTGTACGCGGCCGCCGCCCTGGCTGTCGCACTCGCCCCCGGCGCGGGCGTCCTGGTCGCCGGCGTCATCGTGATCGGCATCGCCGCCGGAGCCGACCTGCCCACCTCGATCGCGGTCCTGTCCGAGCGTGCACCGGCCGGTGCCCAGGGCAGGCTGGTGGCCTTCACCCATGTGATGTGGACCGCCGGGGTCGTCTTCGTGACATCCCTGGGCTTCGCCGTGTCCGCTCTGGGCACGCTCGGAGTCCGGCTGATCTTCGCGACGCTTGCCGTCCTCGCTGTCGCGACCTTCGCCTTCCGCGCCTTCTATGCACCCTTTAGGGAGTTGGAGGCCGAAGCCGACGCCCGCCACAGCGCCGAAGGCGTCGACGCCTCCCATGCGCTGCCGCTGCGCACCCTGTTCCGCGACCGCTCGCTGGCCGTCATGATGAGCCTGACCGCGCTCTTCTACCTCTTCTTCACCCTGGTGGCGAACACCTTCGGCTCCTTCAAGACGTACTTCCTGGTGACGGTCGGAGACGCTTCGCAGACCTTTGCCACGGCGCTCTCCTTCATCACGACCCTCGTCGGCCTGGTCGGCACCATCGTCTTCACGCGCATTGCCGACACGAAGTGGCGTAGCCGCTTCTTCGCCGCGGGCGTCGTGGTGTTCGCGTCCTGCCAGTTGCTCATCGCGGTCACCGGCGGTGTCGTTCTGCCCGCCATGATCGTCGCCCTGGTTCTCTACAACGTCGGCTTCCCCTTTGTCGGCGAGGCCCTATACAAGATCTGGACCCAGGAGTCCTTCCCGGTCAACGCCCGGGCCACGGTGCAGGGTGCCACTATGGCCGTCGCCCGTTTCGCCGCATCAGGGTTCGCTCTGGTCACTCCGGCGCTGATCGACTGGAGCCCGTCGGGCCTCTACATCCTGCTGACCATCTTCGCGCTGGTCTCCGGCCTCATCGGCATGATTGTCATCCGGCGCGTGCGCAAGGAAGCCGTGGGCACTGCCGCCGCCTCGCTCGCCTCGACGCCTGTCGCCGTCGGAGGCACCCGATGA
- a CDS encoding family 78 glycoside hydrolase catalytic domain translates to MTSHDRTMHPVHVQAPRIGWTDEPFVTTPSPALSWKTVTAPPAWTQSAADVAITRNGITGTARVEGPDAVQVPWPFEPLQPLESVRVRVRVHGKDGSASDWSSETEVTAGFLPPAGDTGWQARFIGSGSDEPHLMRGTFDVRGPVHRAVLHTTAFGAYDIQLNGTPVDDAELKPGWTSYQWRVNLDVTDVTERLRPGRNALGITLAGGWYTERWGFRDAARRFYEGAPAAAAQLTITYEDGTVDTVVTDEGWRWAPGPVVSASLYQGETFDARLQTPDWAGASYDAAHWDAVRLVAVPDVIPTPRTLPPVRVIEHRAVEQVLTTPSGGTVLDFGQNLVGRVRIRVTGPRGHTVTLRHAEVLEHGELGTRPLRNAAATDHYTLSGDGEEIWEPKWTFHGFRYVQVDNWPGQFTPDRVTAAVLHTDMPRTGNFTTSHALLQRLHENVVWGMRGNFLSIPTDCPQRDERLGWTGDLQVFAPTASFLYDCDAFLRSWLEDVMLEQRAGDGVVPMVVPAVIPQVPGLSEPVAAWGDAITVVPSVMWERFADHDMLQRSFDAMTAWVDVVRARAGESLLWEEGIQFGDWLDPDAPPERPGEAKTDAAIVATAYFFRSADLTAKAAFLLGREAEGRTYADLAARIAQAFRNAYVTPDGRMMSDALTAYALAIAFELVVGEQRQAMGDRLRDLVRAAGYRIATGFVGTPIIGDALTATGHVKAASRLLTQTECPSWLYPVTMGATTVWERWDSMLEDGSINPGQMTSFNHYALGAVADWLHRSVAGLAPLQPGYRVIRVAPTLLDDLDDASAWHETPYGRARAGWRREGDQVHFHTEIPSNARAVVELPSGARYEVGSGTHTWTEAHPRPVQERGRLTLRSSLAEIIDDRQAYEAVLDAIHNIDEARSETFRRTTRWRRGRELREPLDKAPVTVLAAVEAALAALPSEHTAG, encoded by the coding sequence ATGACATCCCACGACCGCACGATGCACCCGGTGCACGTCCAGGCTCCCCGCATCGGATGGACCGACGAACCGTTCGTCACCACGCCGAGCCCTGCGCTGTCGTGGAAGACGGTCACGGCACCGCCTGCCTGGACGCAGTCCGCGGCGGACGTCGCGATCACCAGGAACGGCATCACCGGCACGGCGCGCGTGGAAGGGCCCGATGCCGTACAAGTCCCTTGGCCTTTCGAGCCGTTGCAGCCGCTGGAGTCGGTCCGGGTACGGGTGAGGGTGCACGGCAAGGACGGATCGGCGTCCGACTGGAGCTCGGAGACCGAGGTCACGGCCGGTTTCCTGCCTCCGGCCGGTGACACGGGCTGGCAGGCCCGCTTCATCGGATCCGGATCGGACGAACCGCACCTGATGCGCGGCACCTTCGACGTACGGGGGCCCGTGCACCGGGCCGTCCTGCACACGACGGCTTTCGGCGCCTACGACATCCAGCTCAACGGCACCCCGGTGGACGATGCCGAGCTCAAGCCCGGCTGGACCAGCTACCAATGGCGGGTCAACCTCGATGTCACCGACGTGACCGAGCGCCTGCGCCCGGGCCGCAACGCCCTCGGCATCACCCTCGCCGGGGGCTGGTACACGGAGCGCTGGGGTTTCAGGGACGCCGCTCGTCGGTTCTATGAGGGCGCTCCGGCGGCGGCAGCGCAGCTCACGATCACATACGAAGACGGCACCGTGGACACCGTGGTCACCGACGAAGGGTGGCGCTGGGCTCCGGGCCCGGTGGTTTCCGCGAGCCTGTACCAGGGGGAGACTTTCGACGCCCGCCTGCAGACGCCCGATTGGGCCGGCGCGTCGTACGATGCCGCGCACTGGGACGCCGTCCGCCTGGTCGCCGTACCCGACGTCATCCCCACCCCGCGCACGCTGCCCCCGGTCCGCGTCATCGAACACCGCGCCGTCGAGCAGGTGTTGACCACGCCGAGCGGCGGCACCGTCCTCGACTTCGGCCAGAACCTCGTCGGCCGTGTCCGCATCCGCGTCACCGGGCCGCGCGGCCACACCGTCACCCTCCGCCACGCCGAAGTCCTCGAACACGGCGAACTCGGGACCCGCCCCTTGCGCAACGCCGCGGCGACCGACCACTACACCCTCAGCGGGGACGGCGAGGAGATCTGGGAGCCCAAGTGGACCTTCCACGGCTTCCGATACGTCCAAGTCGACAACTGGCCGGGCCAGTTCACTCCGGACCGCGTCACTGCCGCCGTCCTCCACACCGACATGCCCCGGACCGGCAACTTCACCACCTCGCACGCCCTGCTGCAACGTCTCCACGAGAACGTCGTCTGGGGCATGCGCGGCAACTTCCTGTCCATCCCCACTGACTGCCCGCAACGAGACGAGCGCCTCGGATGGACCGGCGACCTCCAGGTCTTCGCCCCGACGGCCTCCTTCCTGTACGACTGTGATGCCTTCCTCCGCTCCTGGCTGGAGGACGTCATGCTCGAACAGCGGGCCGGCGATGGCGTCGTCCCCATGGTGGTTCCGGCCGTCATCCCTCAAGTGCCAGGCCTGTCCGAACCCGTCGCCGCCTGGGGCGACGCCATTACGGTCGTACCGTCGGTGATGTGGGAACGCTTCGCCGACCACGACATGCTCCAGCGCTCCTTCGACGCCATGACCGCATGGGTCGACGTCGTGCGCGCACGCGCCGGTGAGTCGCTGCTGTGGGAGGAAGGGATCCAGTTCGGCGACTGGCTCGACCCGGACGCGCCGCCGGAGCGGCCCGGTGAGGCCAAGACCGACGCGGCGATCGTGGCCACCGCCTACTTCTTCCGCTCCGCCGACCTGACGGCCAAGGCCGCGTTCCTTCTGGGCCGGGAAGCCGAGGGCCGTACCTACGCGGACTTGGCCGCCCGCATCGCCCAAGCCTTCCGCAACGCGTATGTCACACCCGACGGCCGCATGATGTCCGACGCCCTCACCGCCTACGCGCTGGCCATCGCCTTCGAGCTCGTGGTCGGCGAGCAGCGGCAGGCCATGGGCGACCGGCTACGTGACTTGGTTCGGGCCGCCGGATACCGCATCGCCACCGGCTTCGTCGGCACCCCGATCATCGGCGACGCGCTCACCGCCACCGGCCACGTGAAGGCGGCATCACGCCTGCTGACCCAGACCGAGTGCCCGTCCTGGCTGTACCCGGTCACCATGGGTGCGACGACCGTGTGGGAACGCTGGGACTCCATGCTGGAGGACGGGTCGATCAACCCGGGCCAGATGACCTCGTTCAACCACTACGCGCTGGGAGCCGTGGCCGACTGGCTGCACCGCAGCGTCGCAGGCCTCGCCCCGCTGCAGCCGGGGTATCGCGTGATTCGTGTCGCGCCCACCCTCCTCGACGACCTCGACGACGCTTCGGCCTGGCACGAGACCCCGTACGGGCGTGCCCGTGCCGGATGGCGACGGGAAGGCGACCAGGTGCACTTCCACACCGAGATCCCGTCGAACGCGCGGGCCGTCGTCGAGCTTCCCTCCGGAGCGCGTTATGAGGTGGGCAGCGGGACGCACACCTGGACGGAAGCCCATCCGCGGCCGGTCCAGGAGCGCGGCCGGCTGACCCTGCGCAGCAGTCTCGCGGAGATCATCGATGACCGGCAGGCGTACGAAGCCGTACTGGATGCCATCCACAACATCGACGAGGCCCGCTCGGAGACCTTCCGGCGCACGACCCGCTGGCGGCGCGGCAGGGAACTACGGGAGCCCCTGGACAAGGCGCCCGTCACCGTTCTGGCAGCTGTGGAGGCGGCTCTTGCCGCGTTGCCGAGCGAGCATACGGCGGGCTGA
- a CDS encoding LacI family DNA-binding transcriptional regulator: MAPPAQPRRVTIVDVARHAQVSTTAVSKVLRGAYGASPRMREKVQQAIAELGYRPYAAARGLRGQTYTIGVMLPDIRNPFFPEILDGVTEWFENTDYQVLLGPGCNGEEAEARVTDAMIDRGMDGLLLVAPVSSRARLERLAGAVPMVVIGRHGQSTRYDTVVDDDLAGAALVVDHLVSQGHRHIAHIEHLETDPTRSEEMPNARRAEGYRRAMRAHGLADEIDIVSTSYTQEGGYLGARELLARTRRPTAMFAGADVVAMGVLDALSEAGLSVPDDIAVAGYDNTTLAALRQISLTSVDQGGRAIGGNAARLLLERITDRAKPTAQVTLSPTLMPRNSTAPPAEG; encoded by the coding sequence ATGGCACCGCCAGCCCAGCCGCGGCGCGTGACGATCGTCGACGTCGCGCGCCATGCCCAGGTCTCCACGACCGCCGTGTCCAAGGTGCTGCGGGGCGCCTACGGCGCGAGCCCGAGGATGCGGGAGAAGGTGCAGCAGGCGATCGCCGAACTCGGGTACCGCCCGTACGCGGCGGCGCGGGGCCTGCGTGGGCAGACGTACACCATCGGCGTGATGCTTCCGGACATCCGCAACCCGTTCTTCCCCGAGATCCTCGACGGTGTCACCGAGTGGTTCGAGAACACCGACTACCAGGTCCTGCTGGGGCCTGGGTGCAACGGCGAGGAGGCCGAGGCCCGGGTCACGGACGCGATGATCGACCGCGGCATGGACGGCCTGCTTCTCGTCGCCCCCGTGTCGTCGCGGGCCCGGCTCGAGCGCCTCGCAGGTGCGGTACCGATGGTGGTCATCGGCCGTCACGGCCAGTCCACGCGCTACGACACCGTGGTCGACGACGATCTCGCGGGCGCCGCGCTGGTCGTCGACCACCTCGTCTCCCAAGGCCACCGGCACATCGCACACATAGAGCACCTGGAGACCGACCCCACACGCAGCGAGGAGATGCCCAACGCGCGGCGGGCGGAGGGCTACCGCCGCGCCATGCGGGCTCATGGTCTGGCGGACGAGATCGACATCGTGTCCACCAGCTACACGCAGGAGGGCGGATACCTCGGTGCGCGGGAGCTGCTCGCCCGCACCCGGCGCCCCACAGCGATGTTCGCGGGTGCCGACGTCGTCGCCATGGGGGTCCTCGACGCCCTGTCCGAGGCCGGGCTTTCGGTGCCCGATGACATCGCAGTAGCCGGATACGACAACACCACACTCGCCGCACTGCGCCAGATCTCCCTCACCAGCGTCGACCAGGGCGGCCGCGCCATAGGCGGCAACGCGGCACGCCTGCTGCTGGAGCGCATCACGGACCGCGCCAAGCCGACGGCCCAGGTGACGCTCTCCCCCACCCTGATGCCGCGGAACTCCACGGCGCCACCAGCCGAAGGGTGA